In the genome of Streptomyces sp. Tu 3180, the window GCGACGCCTTGACCAGCCCCTTCCGTGACCCTGGTCGGGTCGGTCGCCCGGAGCCCGGCACGCCGGGGGCGGGAACGTGAGTGATGACACATTCCCCCGCGCGGCGCAAGTAGGGCGCGGACGCGGTGTCGCGCGGCGGCCGGGTGCGAACATGCCGCAGCGCCCGGCGACATCCAGGACGTCATCGGGCACCGCGGCATTTCGATGCGCTGAGCAGTGCTGAGCGAGCGATGTTCCGCCTCGGTCTCAGGAGGCGAGAACCTCGTCGAGCAGGGCCTCGGCCTTGTCCTCGTTGGTGTTCTCCGCGAGGGCGAGCTCGCTGACCAGAATCTGGCGCGCCTTGGCGAGCATGCGCTTCTCACCGGCGGAGAGTCCACGCTCGCGCTCACGACGCCACAGGTCACGCACGACTTCCGCGACCTTGATGACGTCGCCCGAGGCGAGCTTCTCCAGGTTTGCCTTGTAGCGACGGGACCAGTTCGTGGGCTCCTCGGCGTACGGCGCGCGCAGCACCTCGAAGACCCGGTCCAGCCCGTCCTGACCGACCACATCACGCACGCCGACGAACTCCGCATTGTCCGCTGGCACACGTACCGTCAGGTCACCCTGGGCGACCTTCAGCACCAAGTAGGTCTTGTCCACGCCTTTGATCTGGCGAGTTTCGATTGCCTCGATCAGCGCGGCCCCGTGATGGGGATAGACCACGGTGTCGCCAACCTTGAACGTCATGTGACAGGTACCCCTTCCGTGGCTATCCAGGGTAACACGGATACGGCGTCTTCTGAATGGCGTTTTCGCAGGTCAGGGCCATTCTCGGGGCTTGACAACAGCGACAGGAACGTGCTGCGGACGCCGAGCGGAAGCAGGTATTCGCAGGTGGGAGCCGCTCTCCGGGGCGGCTGAAACGAGCACGTCACATACATCCGGAGGCTCGCACGAGTGGCCGAACATCCCCATATGTCCGGTTCCAAGCGCTCGAGTTCCGCTACTCCGTTCGGTGCGCGGAGCCGGGTTCCGGTCGAATCCGAAATTGATCACGCGGCGCACGGATGAGCGCCGCGTGATCAATTCCCAGGTCGTCCGCGCATTCCCTCACGGAAAATGCGTGACGCGCGGGGACGGCTATCGCGACTCACGGGGACGGCTATGGCGAAGGCGCCCCGCACGACGCCCCCCGCCCGCTTATGCGAATGGCCGGGGATGCCGGGACGAAAGTGACCCGTGAGTCACTTGTGGCGGATCACGCCGCCGGGGGGCCGCCTTCCCGGGGAACGGGACGCGCCTCGGGGAGGGTCGGGTGCGGCCGCGCGGGAACGGCTCGGTAACCTAAGGCCGCTGACAGATCACTTAAGGCGGCTTCACCGGTCGCCCACGCTCGAGTCAAGGAGTTGCCGCCGCCGTGAGCAGCAGCCTTCGACGCGGCGCCCTCGCCGCCGCCGCCCTCGCTTTCTCGATCGCCTCGCTCTCCGCGTGCGCGGCCGGCAACAACGCCCAGACCCTGCAGATCGAGCCGGACAACGCGTCCACCACCGTCGGCGACATCATGGTCCAGAGCGCCACGGTCATCACCCAGCCCGACCTCGAGTCGACGGGCCCGGCCGTCGTCTCCGCCACGCTGTTCAACAACGGCCGCACCGACCAGACCCTGGAGTCGGTCACCCTCCCCGGCACCGGCAAGACCGCCGAGCTCACCCCCGCCGAGGGCGGCACCCTGACCGTCCCGGCCGGCGGTTCGCTCGTCCTGGGCGGCGAGGGCAACGCCTCCGCCGTCCTGCCCAGCAGCCGTGAGGCCGTCCAGGACGGCAACGCGCAGAAGGTCACCTTCACCTTCAGCGAGACCGGCGACGTGAGCCTGCGCGCGTTCGTCTTCCCGGCCGAGCACTTCTTCAAGGGATGGGGCCCGACCGAGGTCCCGGCCGCGCCGGGCGCCTCGACGGAACCGTCGGCGGAGTCCTCCGGCGAGCCGGCCGACGAGGCCGCCGGGACGCCGGACGGCACCGGGTCCACGGAGTCCGGGGCTCCGGAGGACGGCACCGCGGAGGACCCGTCGGGCACCCCGTCCGACGCGGCCTCGGCGAGCCAGCAGGCCGGCCACTGACGGTCCTGCGACACGCACGGTGAAGGGCGGGACCCCGCGCGGGGTCCCGCCCTTCACCGTGTCACCGCGCCGGAAACCGCGCGGGCTGCGGGGCGCTGCGCCGGAAACCGCGCGGGCTTCGGAGGACCGCCCCGGACTCCGTCCGCCGGCCCACCCCGGGCCCGCTCTACGGCTCGAACTTGTAGCCCAGGCCCCGCACCGTCACCAGGTAGCGCGGCGCGCCCGGGTCCGGCTCGATCTTGGCGCGCAGCCGCTTGACGTGGACGTCGAGGGTCTTGGTGTCCCCGACGTAGTCGGCGCCCCACACCCGGTCGATGAGCTGCATCCGGGTCAGCACCCGCCCGGCGTTGCGCAGCAGCATCTCCAGCAGGTCGAACTCCTTCAGCGGCAGGTCGACCTTGGTGCCGCCCACGGTGACCACGTGCCGGTCGACGTCCATCCGGACCGGACCGGCCTCCAGGGCCGCGGGGGCGACCTCCTCGGGCTCGCCGCGGCGGCGCAGCACCGCGCGGATGCGGGCGACCAGCTCCCGCGAGGAGAACGGCTTGGTGACGTAGTCGTCGGCCCCTATCTCCAGGCCCACCACCTTGTCGATCTCGCTGTCCTTGGCGGTCACCATGATGACGGGGACGTTGGAGCGGCCGCGCAGCTGGCGGCACACCTCGGTGCCCGGCAGCCCGGGCAGCATCAGGTCGAGGAGGACGAGGTCGGCGCCGTTGCGCTCGAACTCGTCGAGTCCGTCGGGCCCGGTGGTCGCGACGGCGACCTCGAAGCCCTCCTTGCGGAGCATGTACGACAGGGCGTCGGAGAAGGACTCCTCGTCCTCGACGACGAGCACTCGGGTCACGGAAGGACCTCCGGGGAGGGAAGCGTTTCGTACGCGGATGAATCGGAAGAGTGGGGGGATGTGGGATGGGACCGTCCGGCCTCGCCGTCGAG includes:
- a CDS encoding response regulator transcription factor; protein product: MTRVLVVEDEESFSDALSYMLRKEGFEVAVATTGPDGLDEFERNGADLVLLDLMLPGLPGTEVCRQLRGRSNVPVIMVTAKDSEIDKVVGLEIGADDYVTKPFSSRELVARIRAVLRRRGEPEEVAPAALEAGPVRMDVDRHVVTVGGTKVDLPLKEFDLLEMLLRNAGRVLTRMQLIDRVWGADYVGDTKTLDVHVKRLRAKIEPDPGAPRYLVTVRGLGYKFEP
- a CDS encoding DUF461 domain-containing protein: MSSSLRRGALAAAALAFSIASLSACAAGNNAQTLQIEPDNASTTVGDIMVQSATVITQPDLESTGPAVVSATLFNNGRTDQTLESVTLPGTGKTAELTPAEGGTLTVPAGGSLVLGGEGNASAVLPSSREAVQDGNAQKVTFTFSETGDVSLRAFVFPAEHFFKGWGPTEVPAAPGASTEPSAESSGEPADEAAGTPDGTGSTESGAPEDGTAEDPSGTPSDAASASQQAGH
- a CDS encoding CarD family transcriptional regulator, whose amino-acid sequence is MTFKVGDTVVYPHHGAALIEAIETRQIKGVDKTYLVLKVAQGDLTVRVPADNAEFVGVRDVVGQDGLDRVFEVLRAPYAEEPTNWSRRYKANLEKLASGDVIKVAEVVRDLWRRERERGLSAGEKRMLAKARQILVSELALAENTNEDKAEALLDEVLAS